The DNA sequence GAGGGGGCCTCGACGGCCCCCTCCGACGCCTCCCCCAGGAATGGTGGTTCGAGCCGAGGGGCTGCCGACGAGCCGCAGGCGAGGAGAGCCACGAGGCGAGGCCCGAGTTGGTTGCGCGGGCGAAGCCCGCGCTCGAGGGGTATTGCTTCCCACACGCTCCTCGCTAGCCGGCCCGCGGGCTCCTGCCTATCGGACCCGGATCGTCCCCGAGAGCACGGTGACGGCCTGGCCGCCGACCCTGACACGCGCGGGCTGGCCCCGAGCCAGGTGGAGCTCCACCCTGACCCGACCGGGACGGTCGAGGAAGTCGCCCTGCTCGGCGGTGAACGCTGCGACATCCCCCTCTGGCTTCAGGCGGCTGGCCTGCCAGAGCCAGACTGGCAGCGAGGCGTGGACCGATCCGGTCACGGGGTCCTCGGGGATCCCGTAGTGGGGCGCGAAGAAGCGGCTATGGATCAGCGAGGCGGGCTCGACCGTCTCGAGCGAGGTGAGGCAGAAGCCGCGGATGCCCCCGTCGCTGCCGAGGCGTCCCAGGCGTTGCATGTCGGGGGCGAGCGATTTCAGGACTCCAAGCCCCGCAGCGGGGAGAAGCAGATCGCGTTCGGGCGTGAGCGCGGGCCGAGCCCATGTCGCGAGCGCATCCGTCACGAGCCCGAGGGCGTCGAGGACCGGCGCCAGAGGCTCCGAGTAGAGAATACAGGTTGGAACGACGGGCTCGAGCCAGATCAGGCTTCCCGTCGCGGTTCTGTCGACGGTCACGGGGAGCAGGCCTCCCAGGGTGTCGAAGACCACGCGCTCCCGCTTCAGGCGGCCAGTCTCCGCGAGCGCGTGTACCGTCGCGACGGTCGCGTGACCGCAGAAGCTGACCTCTTTTCCCGACGGCGTGAACCACCTGAGGCGGTGATCGGCGCCCGGTTGGCCCGCTCGCGTGAGGAACGCGGTCTCGGCCACGTTCAGCTCGCCCGCGACCCCGCGCATCTGCCTCTCCGAGAGCCCGTCGGCCTCGAGGACCACTCCCGCGGGGTTACCGCCGAGGGGACGCGAGCTGAACGCGTCGATCTGGAGGACGGCGACGGTCTGTCTCATATCGGAATCCGTGCCCTGAGCCGCCGCGCTTCCCGCGCCATAAACGCGTTGGACCACACCAGCAGGAGCGAGCGCGCCAGGATCGCGTTCACCGCGTGACGGGAGATCTTGATCGGCTGCCGGGAATCGAGGAGGTTGGGGGACTCGGCCAGCAGCGCCAGCGTCCTGAGGCCGATCAGGAGCGGCCAGGCGCAGGCGAGGCGCATCCGCCACTCGGCCCGCGGGATGGCGAGCGTGTAGGCCCACCCGGCCTCGTAGTGCTCGAGGGTCAGCGCCAGAAGTTCGCTCAGCAGCGGGCGCACCCTCGCGATTGCCGCAGGGTCCAGGAGGTCGGCCGGCTCGAGGCCGAGTCGCGCCAGGTCCTGGCGCGGGAGGTAGCAGCGGCCGATCCTGAGGTCCCGCGCCAGATCCCTCAGGACGTTCGTCATCTGGAGCCCCTTCCCGAACCTCACGCCCCGCTCCTTCATCGTCCGGGCGTCCCAGTTCGCGAGCCGGCGCCGGTGGGCCATGTGGATCTCGGTCCAGAACTCCCCCACGCAACCCGCCACCAGGTAAGTGTAGCGGTCGAGGTCCTGGCGGGCCTCGAGGGCTACCAGTCGGCTCTCGTCCTCACCCGGGAACGTCGTGAGATCGAAGCTCATGCCGTCGGTGATCGTGAGGAGGAGTGTCTGGATCCGCTCCCGATCACCCTTCTCCAGCTCGCGGTAACGCGCGAAGCAGTCGGGGAGCCGCCGGAGCAGCTGGCGCTCCCCGGCGTGGGGGTTGGGGCCGGTGCAGCCCCGGATGATCTCCTCGAGGCGCGACGGCGTCTCGCCCCGGAGCTCGGCCCCGAGGCTTTCGAGGTGGCGGAGCCGCTCCTCGCGGCTGATCAGGCGCGTGTCGGCGATCGTGTCGGCGGCTCGGGCGAAGAGGTAGGCGAGGCCGACGGGCGAGCGGAGCGGGCGCGGGAGGATGGCGAGCGAGAGGTAGAAAGTGCGGCTGACCTGCTTGAGGAGGTCTCGCAGAAGGTCCCCCCGCATCTAATCGAGGTCGATCGGACGGATCGGGGCGGGAGCGTCCTTGGCTTTCTTCAGACCCTCCTGGAACTTGCGGTCGAGGACCTTGCCCTTGGTCTGCTCTGACTTGAGGCTCTCCTTGAACGCCTCCTCGCGCTTGGTCGAGGCCCCCTCGAGGGCCTGGAGCGCGGCACCGAGATCCCGGGCGGGACCGGTGCGGGGCGGCGGCTCGTGGGCGATGACCGCCGCCAGCGTGGGGTCCACCGTCAGCTTGGCCTGGCAGTGGGGGCACGTGACCTTGACGCTCTCCTTCTTCCCGGCCATAGCGCTTTCACGCTAGCAGGCCGACGCGCGGGACGTCAAGGTGGCGTCGGCATGACTCTCCGGATAGGCTGCGCCGGCGCGCCCCGGGTCAACCCCTACGCTTTCAGGTGCTTGTCGAACCAGGCTAGGCAGCGCGCCCAGCCGTCCTTGGCGGCCTCGGCGCGGTAGCTCGGTCGGTAGTCCGCGTGGAAGGCGTGCCCGGCGCCCTTGTAGAGCACTATCTCCACGTTCTTGTTGTGGCGCTTGAGCAACTCTTCGAACTTCCGGACGTCCTCCGGGGGCGGGTTCCTGTCCTCCTCGCCGAAGAGGCCGAGGAACGGGCAGGTGATCTCGTGGAGGACGTCGAAGCCGGTCTTCGGCGGGTCGTCCTTGTAGGGGCGCGCCGGTGGGCCGTACCAGGCCACCGCGGCGCCGAGGTCCTTGTAGTGAGCAGCGAACTGGATCGTGGTGCTCCCGCCCCAGCAGAAGCCGGTGACCCCCACGCGGTCGGCGCGGGCTGCGGCCTGCTTCCGGGCGTGGTCAGCGGTCGTGCTGAGATCCTGGAGGATCTGCTTCCGGGAGACGTTCAGCACGATCTTCAAGATGTCCTGGATGTTGGGGAGGTGTCCCACACCGCCTTCCCGCTGGAACATCTCCGGAGCAATGGCGTAGTAGCCGACCTTGGCGAACCGCCGGCAGACATCCTTGATGTACTCGTGGACGCCCCAGATCTCGGAGATGACCACGATGACGGGAGACTTGCCCGCCGCCCCGGGCCGGGCCTCGTAGGCGGGGATCAGGTCGCGCCCGCTCTGCACCCTGATGTCCGCGGCGGCCAGCCCCCCGGTATCGGTCCGGATGGCCTGGGCGAGGACGGGGTTCGCCGCGATGGCGTACCCCGCCGTGGTCCCGACTCCGATTTTGAGGATGTCGCGCCGACTGAGGCTGACCGGGTCGAGCGTGTGCATAGCTGTCCTCCCTTTGGTGAGGTGTCAAATAATGTAACGGCCGAATCGGCCCGCCAGTTCCGGCGATCGCGGGGTGGGCCCTCGCTATGCCCCGACGGCGCCACGGTCCGAACGGGCAGATCGCCCGTAGCCTGGTCCGGGTCCGCCATGAATGCAAGATTACACCCGGGCCCCGGCGGGCAGCCGGTGATATGCTGAGGACCGATGCCTGACCTGGCGAACGAGTTCTCCTGGTCGCGGAGCCGCGACAACCTCTTCCAGGAGTGCCGGCGGAAGTACTACTACCACTACTACGGCGCCTGGGGCGGCTGGGAGACCGACGCGCCCGAGGAGGCGCGGAAGCTTTACGTCCTCAAGCAGCTCAGCTCCCGCCAGCAGTGGGCCGGCAAGGTGGTTCACGAGGGCGTGGAGTGGGCCCTCCGCGCCCTCTACGAGGGGCGAGAGCTTCCCGAGTCCTGGCTCATCGAGGAGAGCGTGAAGCGGATGCGCCGGGAGTGGAAGGCCTCGAGCGAGCGCCGGTACTGGCAGAGCCCCAAGGCGGGCGGCCTCTTCGAGCACGAGTACCGGGTTCAGGTGAGGGCGGAGGACTGGCAGGTCCTCCGCGACCACGTGATCCGCTGCCTCAGGAACTTCTACCGGCTCCCGCTCCTCGCCGAGATCCGGAAGGCCCCGCGCGACCGCTGGGTGCTCATCGAGGAGATCCGCGCCTTCGACTTCGAGGGGACCCCGGTGTACGGCGCCCCCGACTTCGCCTACTGGACCGAGGCCGCGCGCCTGGCGCTGGTGGACTGGAAGACCGGGGCGCCGGATCCCGACGGGAGCGCGCTCCAGCTCGGGGGGTACGCGTTGTACGCCCAGGAGGTCCTGCGCGTGGAGCCTGCCCGCGTGGACCTCCTCGAAGTGAACCTCCGTGAGGGCACCGTTCACCAGCACCCCTGGGACGCGGGGAAGCTCGAGGCCGTGAGGGAGCACCTCAGGCTCTCGATGCGCGGGATGCGCGCCTGGCTCCGCGACCCGGAGGCGAACCTGGCGGCCATGGACGACTTCGAGAAGACCGAGGACCTCAGAATCTGTCGTTGGTGTAACTTCCGCGCCGTCTGCCGCCCCGAGCTCTGAGTGCGGCTTTCCGGCTGCGCCCTCGTCCTCCTGCTCATAGGCGAACCCGCCTGGGAGGGTGGTCCTGATCGCCTGATCGATCCCGGCCCGTTTCGAGGAACCGAGGTGAGGCTCGGGGACGGGCGCATCGTTTCGGTGCCTGCCGAGACCCACGCCTTCTACCGGATGCTGACCCAGGACGGGCGCATCCGCGGGAGGAACACCGAGTCGCCCTCGGAGTGGGAAGTTCGCGAGGGGATTCTCCTCAGGCGGCGCCACGAGCCGCGCTGGATAGCCCGCTTCGGCGATCACGCCAGGACTCTCGAATCAGCTTATGTCTTTCCCGTGGAGGGAGGCCGACTGCCGGAGCGATCGGGCTACCATGCCGGTCACAGGGCCGAGGACATCTTCGCCCCGCCAGGGCGCAAGGTGTTCGCCCCTGCCACGATGCTGATCGTCCACGCCGGCTATCTCTCCAAGACCGCCGGCGAGGCAGTCGTGGGCTTCCTACCACCCGGGCCGGGCCGGCCCACGGCGCGCTATCTCGTCCTGGTTCACATCGACACGGCGCCGGCCAGGGGGCGAATGGGAACGGTCGTGGAGGCAGGGACCGTCGTCGGCGTGATCACGAAGGCCGAGGAC is a window from the Candidatus Rokuibacteriota bacterium genome containing:
- a CDS encoding squalene/phytoene synthase family protein, translating into MRGDLLRDLLKQVSRTFYLSLAILPRPLRSPVGLAYLFARAADTIADTRLISREERLRHLESLGAELRGETPSRLEEIIRGCTGPNPHAGERQLLRRLPDCFARYRELEKGDRERIQTLLLTITDGMSFDLTTFPGEDESRLVALEARQDLDRYTYLVAGCVGEFWTEIHMAHRRRLANWDARTMKERGVRFGKGLQMTNVLRDLARDLRIGRCYLPRQDLARLGLEPADLLDPAAIARVRPLLSELLALTLEHYEAGWAYTLAIPRAEWRMRLACAWPLLIGLRTLALLAESPNLLDSRQPIKISRHAVNAILARSLLLVWSNAFMAREARRLRARIPI
- a CDS encoding PD-(D/E)XK nuclease family protein produces the protein MPDLANEFSWSRSRDNLFQECRRKYYYHYYGAWGGWETDAPEEARKLYVLKQLSSRQQWAGKVVHEGVEWALRALYEGRELPESWLIEESVKRMRREWKASSERRYWQSPKAGGLFEHEYRVQVRAEDWQVLRDHVIRCLRNFYRLPLLAEIRKAPRDRWVLIEEIRAFDFEGTPVYGAPDFAYWTEAARLALVDWKTGAPDPDGSALQLGGYALYAQEVLRVEPARVDLLEVNLREGTVHQHPWDAGKLEAVREHLRLSMRGMRAWLRDPEANLAAMDDFEKTEDLRICRWCNFRAVCRPEL
- a CDS encoding dienelactone hydrolase family protein, whose translation is MHTLDPVSLSRRDILKIGVGTTAGYAIAANPVLAQAIRTDTGGLAAADIRVQSGRDLIPAYEARPGAAGKSPVIVVISEIWGVHEYIKDVCRRFAKVGYYAIAPEMFQREGGVGHLPNIQDILKIVLNVSRKQILQDLSTTADHARKQAAARADRVGVTGFCWGGSTTIQFAAHYKDLGAAVAWYGPPARPYKDDPPKTGFDVLHEITCPFLGLFGEEDRNPPPEDVRKFEELLKRHNKNVEIVLYKGAGHAFHADYRPSYRAEAAKDGWARCLAWFDKHLKA
- a CDS encoding PhzF family phenazine biosynthesis protein is translated as MRQTVAVLQIDAFSSRPLGGNPAGVVLEADGLSERQMRGVAGELNVAETAFLTRAGQPGADHRLRWFTPSGKEVSFCGHATVATVHALAETGRLKRERVVFDTLGGLLPVTVDRTATGSLIWLEPVVPTCILYSEPLAPVLDALGLVTDALATWARPALTPERDLLLPAAGLGVLKSLAPDMQRLGRLGSDGGIRGFCLTSLETVEPASLIHSRFFAPHYGIPEDPVTGSVHASLPVWLWQASRLKPEGDVAAFTAEQGDFLDRPGRVRVELHLARGQPARVRVGGQAVTVLSGTIRVR